Proteins encoded by one window of Cyprinus carpio isolate SPL01 chromosome B6, ASM1834038v1, whole genome shotgun sequence:
- the LOC109110707 gene encoding uracil nucleotide/cysteinyl leukotriene receptor-like → MESPLTELPTLLSNQSMESCPPVDNTVENMIFGFYYIIVFLLALNGNSLALWIFARQRGNSSPANVFLLHLAVADLFYVFVLPLRATYHLTGEHWPFGEIPCRLAGFFFYVNMYASLYFLACVAGDRYLAVVHAVRSLKIRRPRYAHIASFALWALVIVSMAPLLVTKQTAEINGSTVCLQLYREKASRRALISLVVAFTPPFTATLSCYLLIVNSLRKGSRLEPALKLRALRTIGLVMLIYIVCFLPYHLSRATFILGYAHPDLSCQIKRGLALANRLTSSLTCLNGALDPLVYLFAAEKFRGSVRRIFCRDKLGGSGATSGELKGTHESSLSAKTEF, encoded by the coding sequence ATGGAGTCCCCCCTGACAGAACTTCCCACCTTGCTGTCCAATCAATCCATGGAGAGCTGTCCACCTGTGGACAATACAGTAGAGAACATGATCTTTGGATTCTACTACATTATAGTTTTCCTCCTGGCGCTGAACGGCAATAGCCTTGCCCTGTGGATCTTCGCCCGCCAGAGAGGCAACTCTTCTCCAGCCAATGTCTTCCTGCTTCATCTTGCTGTGGCCGACCTGTTTTACGTCTTCGTTTTACCCCTCAGAGCCACTTATCATTTAACTGGGGAACACTGGCCATTTGGTGAAATCCCCTGCCGTCTCGCGGGCTTCTTCTTTTATGTCAACATGTATGCCAGCTTATACTTCCTGGCCTGTGTTGCAGGCGATAGATACCTTGCTGTAGTACACGCCGTACGTTCCCTCAAGATCCGGCGCCCTCGTTACGCTCACATAGCCAGTTTTGCACTATGGGCTTTGGTGATAGTGTCTATGGCGCCCCTACTGGTCACCAAGCAGACTGCAGAAATCAATGGCTCTACTGTATGCTTGCAGCTGTACAGAGAAAAAGCTTCACGGCGTGCTCTCATCTCTCTCGTCGTAGCCTTCACACCACCTTTTACTGCCACACTGTCTTGCTACCTGCTGATAGTGAACAGTCTGCGGAAAGGTTCAAGGCTGGAGCCGGCACTGAAACTCAGAGCTCTCCGCACCATTGGTCTGGTCATGCTCATCTACATAGTGTGTTTTTTGCCCTATCATTTAAGCCGTGCAACCTTCATCCTGGGTTACGCACACCCAGACCTATCCTGCCAAATCAAAAGAGGACTAGCCCTGGCTAACCGGCTTACTTCCTCTCTAACCTGCCTGAATGGGGCTTTGGATCCCCTGGTCTACTTGTTTGCAGCTGAGAAGTTCAGGGGAAGCGTTCGCAGAATTTTCTGCAGAGACAAGTTGGGTGGGTCCGGCGCTACAAGCGGGGAACTGAAAGGCACACATGAGAGCTCTCTGAGTGCAAAGACTGAGTTCTGA